One stretch of Candidatus Thioglobus sp. DNA includes these proteins:
- the lspA gene encoding signal peptidase II, translating into MSQYKYYFLSLILVIADQLTKLMVFNSLELYESIEITNFFSLTHVHNYGAAFSFLADEDGWQQYFLVSVSAIASIVIILWMRKISTKQPYKLIALSLILSGAIGNLIDRAVFGFVIDFINLHYQDFYWPVFNVADMAITLGVILLLLVDFKKDRAKS; encoded by the coding sequence ATGAGCCAATACAAGTATTACTTCCTGTCTTTAATATTGGTGATAGCAGATCAGCTTACTAAGTTAATGGTGTTCAACTCTTTAGAGTTATATGAATCAATTGAAATAACGAATTTTTTCAGTTTAACCCATGTGCATAATTATGGTGCTGCATTTAGTTTTTTGGCTGATGAAGATGGTTGGCAGCAATATTTCTTGGTAAGTGTCTCTGCAATAGCCAGTATTGTGATCATCCTATGGATGAGAAAAATTAGCACAAAGCAGCCTTATAAACTTATAGCGCTTAGTCTTATTTTATCTGGGGCTATCGGTAATTTAATTGATCGAGCAGTGTTTGGATTTGTAATAGATTTTATTAATCTTCACTATCAAGACTTTTATTGGCCAGTATTTAATGTGGCCGATATGGCTATTACTTTGGGCGTTATATTGCTATTATTAGTTGATTTTAAAAAAGACAGGGCTAAATCATGA
- a CDS encoding FAD-dependent oxidoreductase, giving the protein MSDCLIIGGGVIGMMSARSLALSGAKVTLIDQQACAQESSWAGGGIISTLYPWKYNDLTNELSLASQVVYEQLCAQILEDTGLDPQYIKSGLLMMDEYDSDEAIAWLKRHGLKYQPHQQGALFSEIAQVRNPRLLKALKADIINKGVKIIEHVKIEKLLIKNDKALGVVSDNQTYLADYVVACSGAWSSQWLDLKEEIFPMKGQMIVLKSKPDTVENIVLDQGRYIIPRQDGHILVGSTMQNVGFDRSTDDQTCKELHEFASKRFSALADAQVEHHWSGFRPASKSAKVMLGKHAEFDNVFINTGHFRNGLNMAPESAKRITQLINHEI; this is encoded by the coding sequence ATGAGTGATTGTTTAATCATCGGTGGTGGTGTAATCGGCATGATGAGCGCTCGCTCTCTTGCGCTGTCTGGCGCAAAAGTTACCTTGATCGATCAACAAGCCTGTGCTCAAGAATCTTCTTGGGCAGGTGGCGGTATTATTTCAACGCTTTACCCTTGGAAATACAATGACTTAACTAACGAACTAAGTTTGGCTTCTCAGGTTGTATATGAGCAATTGTGCGCTCAAATACTAGAAGATACTGGGCTTGATCCACAGTATATAAAATCTGGATTATTGATGATGGATGAGTATGATTCAGACGAGGCAATAGCATGGTTGAAGCGCCATGGCTTAAAGTATCAGCCTCATCAGCAAGGCGCTTTATTTAGTGAGATTGCTCAAGTGCGTAATCCCCGCTTACTCAAAGCACTCAAAGCCGATATCATCAATAAAGGCGTTAAGATTATTGAGCATGTCAAAATTGAAAAATTATTAATTAAAAATGATAAAGCATTAGGTGTGGTGAGTGATAATCAAACCTATTTGGCAGATTATGTTGTAGCTTGTTCAGGCGCTTGGAGTTCTCAGTGGTTGGATTTAAAAGAAGAAATATTTCCTATGAAAGGTCAAATGATTGTGCTCAAATCCAAACCAGATACTGTTGAGAACATAGTTTTGGATCAAGGACGATATATCATTCCTCGTCAAGATGGGCATATTCTAGTAGGATCAACCATGCAAAATGTTGGTTTTGACCGTTCAACTGATGATCAAACGTGCAAAGAATTGCATGAGTTTGCTAGCAAAAGATTTAGCGCACTTGCCGATGCCCAAGTCGAGCATCATTGGTCAGGTTTTAGGCCAGCAAGTAAATCCGCCAAAGTCATGCTCGGCAAACACGCCGAGTTTGATAATGTATTTATAAATACCGGTCATTTTCGCAATGGCCTTAATATGGCGCCAGAAAGTGCCAAAAGAATTACACAATTAATCAATCATGAAATTTAG
- a CDS encoding DUF1566 domain-containing protein: MKFSLIFLFLTSIISAANAQLFKVSDRGGILKNTSSEQRCVLDDRSKLVWEVKLTTKGLQNTQNTYTWFNTKSGIQNGDYSHNCHWSESCNTQAYVKALKDIKLCQQLNWRLPTQAELKTLLVYGDNDLLINQNFFPNTQLKSYWSSDELSTNIAIDVPFYYGGSQGSDKSFDAYVRLVSDAN; this comes from the coding sequence ATGAAATTTAGCCTTATATTTTTATTTCTAACCTCAATCATAAGTGCTGCTAATGCTCAGCTTTTTAAAGTATCTGATCGAGGTGGCATATTAAAGAACACCTCTTCAGAGCAAAGATGCGTCCTAGACGATCGGTCAAAATTGGTATGGGAAGTTAAGCTAACCACCAAAGGTTTGCAAAATACCCAAAATACCTATACTTGGTTTAACACTAAAAGCGGCATCCAAAATGGCGACTACTCGCATAATTGCCATTGGTCTGAATCTTGTAATACTCAGGCGTATGTCAAAGCACTTAAAGATATTAAGCTTTGTCAGCAGTTAAATTGGCGCTTACCAACGCAAGCTGAGCTTAAAACACTTTTGGTATACGGAGATAATGATTTATTAATTAATCAAAATTTTTTCCCAAATACCCAGCTTAAGTCTTACTGGAGTTCTGATGAATTAAGTACTAATATCGCCATTGATGTGCCGTTTTATTATGGCGGCAGTCAAGGTTCAGATAAATCATTTGATGCCTATGTTCGCCTGGTGAGTGATGCTAACTAG
- the recJ gene encoding single-stranded-DNA-specific exonuclease RecJ yields MLTRELDQTLLASYSDDIPNFLKHIYAARGVSESQLSLGLSNLLTPNFDHLDRALDLLEQALLEQRRILIIGDFDCDGATASVVAVKSLRMMGAKYIDFLVPNRFEHGYGLSPEIVKLAIKEKQPDLIITVDNGVSSFDGAKLAKESGINVIITDHHLPSDSLPEADAIINPNLKGCEFLSKNLAGVGVCFYLFSALRTHLQKIQYFTNNNISSPDLRIVLDLVALGTVADVVKLDQNNRILIDQGIKRIREKQCSPGILALLEIANRPPETLQASDLGFAVGPRLNAAGRLSDISRGIKCLLTDDMNDARRYAKELEEFNQKRKEEQARIQDEAQVIVDMQELSEGKFALSLFDPSWHEGIVGIVAGKLKEDYHCPVAVFAKSGDFLKGSIRSIPDVHIKDLLDLVDRKNPGLILKFGGHAMAAGLSIKLEGFSSFKQEFNKAIKAHLNNEIPKVELLTDGKLEPRDISLDNAQILQQAGPWGQSFEEPIFFGDFEIVEQRIVGEKHLKCRLKAINSNQVFDAIAFFQAPLDSTQVSVAYKLSINIWRGSTSLQLMVEQINPI; encoded by the coding sequence ATGCTAACTAGAGAACTCGATCAGACCTTACTCGCAAGCTATTCGGATGATATTCCCAATTTTTTAAAACATATTTATGCAGCTCGCGGCGTTAGCGAATCTCAATTATCATTAGGCTTATCAAATTTACTCACGCCTAATTTTGACCATCTAGATCGAGCCCTAGATTTATTAGAGCAAGCTTTATTAGAGCAAAGACGTATTTTAATCATTGGTGATTTTGACTGTGACGGCGCAACTGCCTCGGTGGTGGCGGTTAAATCATTACGCATGATGGGTGCTAAATATATTGATTTTTTAGTACCAAATCGATTTGAGCATGGTTACGGGCTTTCGCCAGAAATTGTAAAGCTTGCTATTAAAGAAAAACAGCCTGATTTAATCATTACGGTTGATAACGGCGTCTCAAGTTTTGATGGCGCCAAGCTGGCTAAAGAATCAGGTATTAATGTCATTATCACCGATCATCATCTGCCTAGTGACTCACTGCCAGAAGCTGATGCCATTATTAATCCAAATCTTAAGGGTTGTGAATTTTTAAGTAAAAATCTAGCCGGTGTTGGTGTCTGTTTTTATTTGTTTTCAGCGCTTAGAACTCACTTACAAAAAATTCAATATTTCACTAATAATAATATCTCATCGCCAGATCTACGCATTGTGCTTGATTTAGTTGCACTTGGAACGGTGGCTGACGTGGTGAAGCTTGATCAGAACAATCGTATTTTGATTGACCAAGGCATTAAGCGCATTCGCGAAAAACAATGTTCACCTGGTATTTTGGCACTGTTAGAAATTGCTAATAGACCCCCAGAAACCTTGCAAGCCAGTGATTTGGGATTTGCAGTTGGACCTCGACTGAATGCAGCAGGGCGCCTGAGTGATATTTCCCGCGGTATTAAATGCCTGCTAACAGATGATATGAATGATGCTAGACGCTATGCCAAAGAGCTAGAAGAATTTAACCAAAAGCGTAAAGAAGAGCAAGCGCGTATTCAAGATGAGGCGCAAGTCATTGTCGATATGCAAGAGCTGTCCGAAGGTAAATTTGCCCTCAGCCTATTTGATCCGTCTTGGCATGAAGGTATTGTTGGTATTGTTGCGGGTAAGCTTAAAGAGGATTATCACTGTCCAGTGGCGGTATTCGCTAAATCTGGAGATTTCTTAAAAGGCTCTATTCGCTCAATCCCCGATGTACATATTAAAGATTTACTTGATTTAGTTGATCGAAAAAATCCAGGCTTAATTCTTAAATTTGGTGGTCACGCTATGGCGGCAGGGTTAAGCATAAAGCTAGAAGGATTTTCATCTTTTAAACAAGAGTTTAACAAAGCAATTAAAGCTCACCTTAACAACGAAATACCTAAAGTCGAATTATTAACAGACGGCAAACTTGAGCCGCGTGATATTTCACTAGACAATGCACAAATTTTGCAACAAGCAGGGCCTTGGGGGCAAAGCTTTGAGGAGCCTATCTTTTTTGGTGATTTTGAAATTGTTGAGCAAAGAATCGTGGGTGAAAAGCACTTAAAATGCCGATTAAAAGCTATTAATAGCAATCAAGTGTTTGATGCCATTGCATTTTTCCAAGCCCCACTGGATTCAACACAAGTGAGTGTTGCTTATAAACTCTCAATTAACATTTGGCGTGGAAGTACTTCTTTACAACTCATGGTTGAACAGATAAACCCTATTTAA
- a CDS encoding BspA family leucine-rich repeat surface protein, which translates to MNFKHQAIRTFIQFFLLFLVANNVYAGAIPSNSAFTTAIASCLAEQPVTGACTTYGSSSGYGTMSNWDTSLVTDMSAAFYGKDTFNGDISNWDTSKVTDMNSMLYGAREFNQDISLWDTSLVQDMEWMFGEAWEFNQAIRSWDVSDVSNFYGMFHNATAMISNYSAPYTPTNAWFDSTAPTNQNTVFATAASASGGDTVTIVSSGDSTNDVWFAPAGTTTFTAGATMTKATNGVATSILAPATDGTYYLYVLDSIGNISTASTAALTVSSALPSPLNKTDVTDSIKAMSGIAIDTVQMNFTAVDSRIAWLSSNISSNKLSHQGVRLSFANPTIDKLMNTAYVEPGKLSPTNKLLELLRNNLADDTPDTMAMTEDTKAQLNSAAFNEAAKLREETIGKVLNATGGSVMGDWNVWTEGRITVGKTYSTDTTSEQDSQTQNISLGFDRIIKDDNQSLESAGHIVGVVLGIGKSDADTTNNSTVDADSYSISTYGVIRQDDKELVQAQIGYGHIKVDKTRIDGSDTLTGSHNANQFFTSLMVKRETMSVGSFSLSPYGKIQASRTWYDGYSESGGATALTYGEQTIDSTVLSAGVDVDYMIPIHKGNIRPFAKFEYGADVSGSSTVNMHYNNEVTNYQLQLDNKADSNWKFVLGADMYTREEWDSSISYERTEAVNAGYSDSLAVKVGLKF; encoded by the coding sequence ATGAATTTTAAGCATCAAGCTATCCGCACTTTTATTCAATTTTTTTTGTTATTTTTAGTTGCAAATAATGTTTATGCAGGGGCGATACCAAGCAATAGTGCCTTTACAACTGCTATAGCTAGCTGCCTAGCTGAACAGCCTGTGACTGGTGCCTGTACAACATATGGCTCTTCATCTGGATATGGCACAATGTCTAATTGGGATACGAGTCTAGTTACAGATATGTCTGCAGCTTTTTATGGTAAAGACACTTTCAACGGTGATATTAGTAATTGGGATACGAGTAAGGTCACGGATATGAATTCTATGCTCTATGGAGCCAGGGAATTCAACCAAGATATAAGTTTATGGGATACGAGTTTGGTCCAGGACATGGAGTGGATGTTTGGTGAAGCCTGGGAATTCAACCAAGCTATTAGGAGTTGGGATGTATCAGATGTATCTAATTTCTATGGCATGTTCCACAACGCAACTGCTATGATATCTAACTACAGTGCACCATATACTCCAACTAATGCATGGTTTGACTCTACCGCCCCAACAAACCAAAACACCGTTTTTGCCACAGCAGCTAGTGCGTCAGGCGGTGATACAGTAACTATTGTCTCATCAGGCGATTCAACTAACGATGTCTGGTTTGCACCAGCTGGCACAACCACATTTACTGCTGGCGCTACAATGACTAAAGCAACTAATGGTGTGGCAACCTCAATACTTGCACCAGCAACAGATGGTACTTACTACCTATACGTATTAGACTCTATAGGCAACATATCAACTGCGTCAACTGCTGCTTTAACGGTATCTTCTGCATTACCATCACCCCTTAACAAAACCGACGTCACCGACAGCATCAAAGCAATGAGTGGTATCGCTATTGACACCGTACAAATGAACTTCACTGCTGTTGATAGTAGAATCGCTTGGTTAAGCTCTAACATCAGTAGCAATAAACTCTCTCATCAAGGCGTTAGACTTAGTTTTGCCAATCCTACTATTGATAAACTAATGAACACTGCTTATGTTGAACCTGGCAAGCTTAGTCCTACCAATAAACTATTAGAGTTACTACGTAACAACCTAGCTGATGACACACCAGATACTATGGCTATGACTGAAGACACTAAAGCCCAACTTAATAGTGCTGCCTTTAATGAAGCGGCTAAGCTTAGAGAAGAGACAATTGGCAAAGTACTTAACGCCACTGGTGGCTCAGTAATGGGTGACTGGAACGTCTGGACAGAGGGACGTATTACCGTGGGTAAGACTTACTCAACTGACACCACATCAGAGCAAGACTCACAAACCCAAAACATCTCATTAGGCTTTGATAGAATCATCAAAGATGATAATCAATCTTTAGAGAGTGCTGGACATATTGTTGGTGTGGTTCTAGGTATTGGTAAGAGTGATGCTGATACCACTAATAACTCCACCGTAGATGCTGACAGTTACTCTATATCAACGTATGGCGTTATTAGACAAGATGATAAAGAACTAGTCCAAGCCCAAATAGGCTATGGTCATATTAAAGTAGACAAGACTCGTATTGATGGTTCAGACACCCTAACAGGCTCTCACAATGCCAATCAGTTCTTTACCTCGCTAATGGTTAAAAGAGAAACAATGAGTGTTGGTAGCTTCTCCCTCTCGCCTTATGGCAAGATACAAGCCTCACGCACTTGGTATGATGGCTATAGTGAATCAGGTGGTGCAACTGCACTCACCTATGGTGAGCAAACCATTGACTCAACCGTTCTCTCAGCAGGTGTTGATGTTGATTATATGATTCCAATACACAAAGGCAACATAAGACCTTTTGCTAAGTTTGAGTATGGTGCAGATGTGTCAGGCTCATCAACCGTTAATATGCATTACAACAATGAAGTCACTAACTACCAACTACAACTAGACAACAAAGCAGACAGTAATTGGAAGTTTGTTTTAGGCGCAGATATGTATACCAGGGAAGAATGGGACTCATCAATCAGCTATGAGAGAACTGAGGCAGTTAATGCTGGATATTCGGATAGCTTGGCGGTTAAGGTTGGGTTGAAGTTTTAG
- the thrS gene encoding threonine--tRNA ligase, with amino-acid sequence MPVITLPDGSEKSFDQALSVFEVAKSIGSGLAKATLAGKVNGEMVDASYLIESDASVSIITAKDDEGLEVIRHSTAHLLAQATQMLYPEAQVTIGPVIDNGFFYDFAYKDGFSEGDLAKIEKNMKKLVKQSLKIERSEMSRDEAIEFFKAKGEHYKAEIIESIPADQTLSLYKQGDFIDLCRGPHVPSTSRLKAFKLMKLAGAYWRGDSKNEMLQRVYGTAWATKEDLEAHLHRIEEAEKRDHRKIGKTQDLFHMQEEAPGMVFWHEKGWTLYQIVEQYMRSVFKDNDYKEVHTPQLIDRTLWEKSGHWDKFGDAMFTTSSENRDYAVKPMNCPAHIQIFNQGLKSYRDLPLRLAEFGSCHRNEPSGTLHGIMRVRNFVQDDGHIFCAPEQIQSEVSNFIDLTFDVYKHFGFENVDIKLSTRPENRVGSDEVWDKAEAALAQALDAKGIKWDLQEGEGAFYGPKIEFVLKDCLDREWQCGTLQVDFSMPERLDAHFIAQDNSKQTPVMLHRAIVGSIERFVGILIEHYEGAFPSWLAPIQAVIINISEKQLDFVKEANKKLKKQGLRVISDLRNEKIGFKIREHSMQRYPYILVVGQREMENNEISVRKRGGEDLGSMSIEAFVEMTQKEEIEE; translated from the coding sequence ATGCCGGTAATCACTCTACCTGATGGGTCTGAAAAATCTTTTGATCAAGCGCTAAGCGTTTTTGAAGTTGCAAAATCTATCGGTTCTGGTTTGGCCAAAGCAACCCTTGCAGGTAAAGTAAATGGTGAGATGGTTGACGCCTCTTATTTAATCGAATCTGATGCCAGTGTATCAATTATTACCGCTAAAGACGATGAAGGGCTTGAAGTAATTCGCCATTCTACTGCACATCTTTTAGCGCAAGCTACCCAAATGCTTTATCCTGAAGCTCAAGTAACCATTGGCCCGGTGATTGATAATGGCTTTTTCTACGACTTCGCTTATAAAGATGGATTTTCAGAAGGTGATTTAGCCAAGATTGAAAAAAACATGAAAAAGCTGGTCAAGCAAAGCCTTAAGATTGAGCGCTCTGAGATGAGTCGTGATGAGGCTATTGAGTTCTTTAAGGCGAAAGGCGAGCATTATAAAGCAGAGATTATTGAATCAATCCCAGCTGACCAAACATTGTCTTTGTATAAGCAGGGCGATTTTATTGATTTATGTCGTGGTCCGCACGTACCCTCTACTTCAAGACTTAAAGCTTTTAAACTGATGAAGCTTGCAGGTGCCTATTGGCGTGGTGATAGCAAAAATGAAATGCTACAGCGTGTTTATGGCACAGCTTGGGCAACTAAAGAAGATCTTGAGGCACACTTACACAGAATAGAAGAAGCTGAAAAGCGTGATCATCGTAAAATTGGAAAAACTCAAGATTTATTTCACATGCAAGAAGAAGCGCCTGGCATGGTGTTTTGGCATGAGAAAGGCTGGACTTTGTATCAAATCGTTGAGCAATACATGCGCTCAGTATTTAAAGATAATGACTATAAAGAGGTGCATACGCCACAGCTAATTGACAGAACACTTTGGGAAAAATCAGGCCATTGGGATAAGTTTGGCGATGCGATGTTTACCACGAGTAGTGAAAATCGTGATTACGCAGTAAAGCCGATGAATTGTCCGGCGCATATTCAGATTTTTAACCAAGGCCTTAAGTCTTACCGTGATTTACCATTGCGTTTGGCAGAGTTTGGCTCTTGTCATCGTAATGAGCCATCAGGTACGTTGCACGGTATTATGCGTGTGCGTAATTTTGTACAAGACGATGGGCATATTTTTTGTGCTCCTGAGCAAATTCAATCAGAAGTATCTAATTTTATTGATTTAACCTTTGATGTTTACAAGCACTTCGGCTTTGAAAATGTTGATATTAAGCTTTCAACCCGTCCTGAAAATCGTGTGGGTTCTGACGAAGTTTGGGATAAGGCCGAAGCAGCACTTGCACAGGCGCTAGATGCTAAAGGTATTAAGTGGGACTTACAAGAGGGTGAGGGTGCATTCTACGGCCCTAAGATTGAATTTGTACTTAAGGATTGTTTAGATAGAGAATGGCAGTGTGGCACATTGCAAGTAGATTTCTCCATGCCAGAGCGCTTAGATGCACACTTTATTGCTCAAGATAATTCAAAGCAAACACCGGTTATGTTGCATCGTGCTATTGTTGGATCGATCGAACGATTTGTTGGAATTTTGATCGAACATTATGAAGGTGCATTCCCTTCTTGGTTGGCACCAATTCAAGCAGTAATTATAAATATTTCTGAAAAACAGCTGGATTTTGTTAAAGAAGCTAACAAAAAGTTAAAAAAACAAGGACTTAGAGTGATTTCAGACTTGCGTAATGAGAAGATAGGCTTTAAAATACGCGAGCATTCCATGCAACGTTATCCGTATATTTTAGTAGTCGGCCAACGTGAAATGGAAAATAACGAAATTTCAGTACGTAAACGCGGTGGTGAGGACTTAGGTTCTATGTCAATTGAAGCGTTTGTAGAAATGACACAAAAAGAAGAAATAGAGGAATAA
- the infC gene encoding translation initiation factor IF-3 — protein MIIKKPNKIKIRVNDYIKASEVRLIDAEGGQVGIVDTSEAKQRAKEVNLDLVEVSPNAVPPVCKIMDFGKYIYELKQQQKEAKKKQKKTQVKTIKYRPGTEEGDYQIKFRNLVKFLDNGDKVKVSIWFRGREMQHRELGMEMLDRIEKDTEEFANVEQKAKMEGRQLGMMLAPKSKKR, from the coding sequence ATAATTATTAAAAAACCAAATAAGATAAAAATCCGAGTTAATGACTATATTAAAGCTTCAGAAGTTCGATTAATTGATGCAGAAGGTGGACAAGTTGGTATTGTTGATACCAGCGAAGCAAAACAAAGGGCAAAAGAAGTTAACTTAGATTTGGTAGAGGTATCTCCAAATGCCGTACCACCTGTTTGTAAGATCATGGATTTTGGTAAATATATTTATGAATTAAAGCAACAGCAGAAAGAAGCTAAAAAGAAACAAAAGAAAACCCAAGTTAAAACCATTAAATATCGTCCAGGCACAGAAGAAGGCGATTACCAAATTAAATTTAGGAATTTGGTCAAATTTTTAGACAATGGTGACAAGGTTAAAGTAAGTATTTGGTTCCGTGGTCGCGAGATGCAACACAGAGAGCTAGGCATGGAAATGCTCGACAGAATTGAGAAAGATACAGAAGAATTTGCTAATGTAGAACAAAAAGCAAAGATGGAGGGTCGTCAGCTAGGCATGATGCTGGCACCCAAATCGAAAAAGAGGTAA
- the rpmI gene encoding 50S ribosomal protein L35, whose product MPKLKTNRGAAKRFKKTASGGYKCKHSHLRHILTKKSTSRKRSLRSPDTVEKADVPMVRRMLPYS is encoded by the coding sequence ATGCCGAAGTTAAAAACCAATAGAGGTGCTGCAAAGCGCTTCAAAAAAACCGCGAGTGGCGGTTATAAGTGTAAACACTCTCACTTACGTCATATCTTGACTAAAAAGAGTACTTCTAGAAAACGTAGCTTACGTTCACCGGATACTGTAGAAAAAGCAGATGTACCGATGGTTCGTAGAATGTTACCGTATAGTTAA
- the rplT gene encoding 50S ribosomal protein L20 — MARVSRGVQAHARHKKILKKAKGYYGARSKVYRVAKQAVIKAGQYAYRDRRQKRRQFRRLWIVRINAEARNCGLSYSRLIDGLNKAEIVIDRKVLSDIAIFDKPAFAKIADQAKEAIAKAAKAAK; from the coding sequence ATGGCAAGAGTATCAAGAGGTGTGCAAGCGCACGCAAGACACAAGAAAATTTTAAAGAAAGCTAAAGGCTATTACGGCGCTAGATCAAAAGTCTACCGTGTTGCTAAGCAAGCAGTTATTAAGGCTGGTCAATATGCCTACCGTGACCGTCGTCAAAAGCGTCGTCAGTTCCGTAGACTTTGGATTGTCCGTATTAACGCAGAAGCGCGTAACTGTGGTTTAAGCTACTCAAGATTGATTGATGGCTTAAATAAAGCAGAGATCGTCATTGATCGTAAAGTTTTATCAGATATTGCAATTTTTGATAAACCTGCTTTCGCCAAGATTGCAGATCAAGCAAAAGAGGCAATAGCGAAAGCGGCTAAAGCAGCCAAATAG
- the pheS gene encoding phenylalanine--tRNA ligase subunit alpha, which produces MIKPILEKAKLAIADAQDLKALDEIRVTFLGKKGELTALLKSLGTLSKEERPKMGEAINQAKTNVQTWLTDRKNHLETIELEKRLLEEQVDVSLPGRHSEMGGLHPVTITLKRIQSLFAKNGFEVATGPEIEDDFHNFTALNIPEHHPARAMHDTFYFNESTVLRTHTSPVQIRTLEKQKPPVRVIAPGRVYRCDSDITHTPMFHQVEGLIVDKNANFAQLKGLLIDFLRAYFEKEDLQVRFRPSYFPFTEPSAEADIECVICGGEGCRVCKKTGWLEVLGCGVVHPNVLNSVDIDSEEFTGLAFGMGVERLAMLRYGVNDLRLFFENDIRFLKQFK; this is translated from the coding sequence ATGATTAAACCAATTCTTGAAAAAGCAAAATTAGCAATTGCTGATGCGCAAGACTTAAAAGCACTTGATGAGATTCGAGTTACCTTTTTGGGTAAAAAAGGCGAGTTAACTGCTTTATTGAAAAGCCTAGGAACACTCTCAAAAGAAGAGCGTCCAAAAATGGGTGAAGCAATTAATCAGGCTAAGACAAATGTCCAAACGTGGCTTACTGATAGAAAAAATCATTTAGAAACCATTGAATTAGAAAAGCGTCTATTAGAAGAGCAGGTTGATGTTTCTCTTCCAGGCCGTCATAGTGAAATGGGTGGATTACACCCGGTCACAATTACTTTAAAACGCATTCAATCATTGTTTGCAAAAAATGGATTTGAAGTGGCAACGGGCCCTGAAATTGAAGATGATTTTCATAATTTCACAGCGCTTAACATTCCAGAACATCATCCTGCTCGTGCTATGCATGATACTTTTTACTTTAATGAAAGTACCGTTCTTAGAACGCACACCTCTCCTGTGCAAATTCGTACACTTGAAAAGCAAAAACCACCTGTTCGTGTTATTGCGCCGGGTCGCGTATATCGTTGTGACTCTGATATTACACACACACCTATGTTTCATCAGGTTGAAGGCTTAATCGTTGATAAAAATGCAAATTTTGCACAGCTAAAAGGCTTATTGATTGACTTCTTGCGTGCTTACTTTGAAAAAGAAGATTTACAAGTGCGTTTTCGCCCCTCTTACTTTCCATTTACCGAGCCTTCTGCTGAAGCAGATATCGAGTGTGTGATTTGTGGTGGTGAAGGTTGTCGTGTTTGTAAAAAAACTGGCTGGCTAGAAGTTCTAGGTTGTGGCGTTGTACATCCAAACGTGCTTAATTCTGTTGATATTGATTCAGAAGAGTTTACTGGCCTAGCGTTTGGTATGGGTGTTGAGCGTTTAGCAATGTTGCGTTACGGCGTTAATGACTTAAGATTATTCTTTGAAAACGATATACGTTTTCTAAAACAATTTAAATAA